The following DNA comes from Amycolatopsis albispora.
CGCCTGGCCGCCGCCGGCGGGCGCACCTCGCGTGCCGGGTCCTGCTCGGTGATGCCGTCGGCGTGCGCGAACCGGTGCAGCCCGCGCACCGCCACCAGCGCCCGCGCCGACGACGACGCAGCCAGCGGCTGGTGCTCACCGTCCCCCTCGCGCAACGCGGCCCCGAACGCGGCGATGTGCTCCGGGCTCACCGCGGTGAAGTCGGTGACCCCAGACGCCTCCAGGTGCGCCGCGTACCGGCGCAGGTCGCGCGCGTAGCTGTCCAGCGTGTTCTTGGCGGTGCCCCGCTCCACCGTGAGGTGGTTGAGGTACGCCTTGATCACACCGGCTACCGGCCTGGGCACCGCGCCACTCTAGTGCCCTGCGCCGGGAATGCGGTGCACATATCGGCGGATCCAGGTTTCCACCGGCCAGGCGCCGGTTCACCCGCGTACCGGCGTTGTACTCGGGTGAACCGGCAACGCCGCCGGTGGGAAGCTGGGCCGTCGAGATGTGTGCCGCAGGCCCGGCGCTGGGTACCAGAGCACGAACGCGACTCGACACCGCCGAATCACGCCACATACCACCGCGGCTTCCATTACCGTCGGTGAGGTGACCACATCGCCAGATCCCGATGCCGTGCGCATCGGCACCTTCGAGCGGGAGCAGTGCGTCGAGGCCCTCGGCGAGCACTTCGCCGCCGGGCGCCTCGAGACCGGCGAGTACGAGGAGCGCGTGACCGCCGCGCTCGGGGCGCAGACGAAGGCGGATCTGGTCCCGCTGTTCGCCGACCTGCCGGAACCGCACCCGCCGGTGCTGCGCCCGCCCGGCCCGCCGCCGGTGCCCGCGTTCAGCCCGTACCCGCAGCCGGTGTACGGCTACACCCCGGCGGCGCGCGGCCTGTCGGACAAGTCGAAGCTGGCCACCGGTCTGCTGCAGATCCTGCTGCCGTTCGGCATCGGCAGGCTCTACGCCGGGCACGTCGGGATCGGCCTGGCCCAGCTGCTGGTGGTACTGGTCACCTGCGGCGCCGGAGCGCTGTGGCCGATCATCGA
Coding sequences within:
- a CDS encoding DUF1707 domain-containing protein; its protein translation is MTTSPDPDAVRIGTFEREQCVEALGEHFAAGRLETGEYEERVTAALGAQTKADLVPLFADLPEPHPPVLRPPGPPPVPAFSPYPQPVYGYTPAARGLSDKSKLATGLLQILLPFGIGRLYAGHVGIGLAQLLVVLVTCGAGALWPIIDGIVILANGGYDGQGRRLLE